One Triticum dicoccoides isolate Atlit2015 ecotype Zavitan chromosome 3B, WEW_v2.0, whole genome shotgun sequence genomic window, TACTTATAGTTCCTTAGAATATCTTTCTATCCATAGAGGGCCCTTTGTCATCCTTAAGTAACATAACCCCTCCTTTCGAATTCCATGCTTCGACTGTCATACACAACACACAAATATATGTAGATAAAAAACTAACGGTAGCATTATTCCTTTCCATTTAGTTGTGTATATACATGAGTATAATTGCTCGATAGTTGTCAGTCTCAAATCATTTGGCACTGACCGAACATTTTTATATTTACGTTAGCCTGTCTTTTAAGGCTCAGCCTCATAATTATATCATAGCTCCCCTTGTGGCCTTTCCAAATGTCTTTTGGTTGCTTCATATTGCTTGTATGATTATCTCTTTGCTTTTTCTTCACAGGCTAGCTACTAATATTATGTTTGATGATCACTGTTTACATACATATTATCTTAGTACTAGCAACATGTGGCTTTGCTTTGCTTTGCTTTAGCCTCAACACTGTGTTGGTTTGTAATCTGGACATGTACAGATTGCTTAGCACGTGTACATGCTGAAAGCTAATTAAAACTACCTTATATGTCTACCTAAACGTGCCTCCAAATGTTGGGTACCAGAATTCCGGCACCGTCTCGCTCGCAACCGTGTACGTCGTTGCTACCGGCACAAGGCACAGGCCGCGGCTTCGGAGGTCCTTCTTCGGCTCGCCACCGTCGTCCTTCGCATTCTCGGAACGCTACCAAGCAAAATTGCATCAAGAGCCAAGCATTCACGAAAACATAAGATGGAAAATTTGATATAAACTCAGTTTCTTACCTTCTGCTGGAACTGCTGCAACGGGTTCACATTCTTCAAGTACGGGTAGGTCAGAGACTGCAGTGAGTTCAGTGTTAAACAAATTATAAGCGATGTTCCGGAATGGACAAGAAATGTCGACGCAGCAAGGGAAGGCATGTGATTTCGGACACTCACCGCAACTTGGTCATGGAGGAACTTGATGTATTCGTTGGCCTCGTGAAGAACCGATGCGGTATCGGTCTAAAGTGCGAGGACACCAGCGATAAGTTAGGTCATTATCGATCTCAGACGGGTTAAGTAGAAGAGCACTTGTTCTCTCCGATAATTGGAACGGTGGTGAGGAAAGATAGGGAGTTGATTCAGAGCAGAAAGAAGAACTCATACCTTTCCAAAAGGCGAGACTAGTTGCTGGAGCGCAGTGATTCTGTCCCCTAGCTTCTCTTTCCTCACCTGCAGCTCCAAAGCACAGCACAAAAGAAATTTTTATGCAATCCAAAAGTCATCGTCCATCGATGCTCGCAAAAGGAAAACACCAGCCATCGATCGAAGCAACAAAAAGTTGCCCTGAAATGCAGAAAGATCACAAGATCTAGAAATTTAATCGGATCGATCACGCCGCACCTTAAACGTGGGCAACGGCGATGGCGCCTCGATCCGTGGCCTTTTCGCCGCGGCAGGTGAGTCAGGCTCGCTTCTCCTCGCCGGTGGTGAGCACGCGTGCTCGGCAGACTGCAGGAGAAACTGAGGTTATGCATATCTAAACGAAACCCTAGCTGTATGGCCTCTGGTAGTAAAACACTAATATTTTCCATGTGGTTAATTACCTTCGCCATGAGGGAATTGGAGCTAGAGCTGTAGCTGGTCTTGGGTTGTAGGGCTTGCAAGAGAAGCTGCGACGAGAGAGGGGCGCCGCCGAAAGGCATGTAGCTGCCGGACCCGGACAAGTACTGCAGTTGGGCGCCACCGCCTAGCATCTGCGTAGCCGCTTGATTTAACTGCATCCCCGCCGTGCCGTCGTAGCTGGTGGATGACTGGCATTCCCCCAACACCGAAACGTTGTGCGACGCCCCGGTGGTGTCGAACATGCCTTGCAGTGGCGCCGTGCCGTACGGAGACGAGGCTGCAGGCACCTGGTCGAGCAAGCTGAAGCTGTGGCTCATGTCCCTGAACGGATTGCTCATCACGGCCTCGTCGACGGCCGGCTGATGAGGTCGAAATAATGGCCTCGTCGTCATTGACGCAAGCATGTCGTCTTGAAGCACGGCTTGGAAGCTAGCGTCGCTTCTCCCGCTCCTAATTAATAATCGATCACAGAAGTCGTTAGTCCTCCGCACAGGCAGCTAGAAGAAAGAATGAAAGATTGAAGATGGAAGGCAACTTACAAGAAGGCGTGCGTCCAGTCCATGTGTACATCACCAAGCGAGGAAGCGGCATCGGATGAAGGCGGATGAGTGATAGTACTGCTGCTCCTGTGGGGGTCCTGGAAGGTTATTGAGCTCGTCGACTCCGCGGCCGGGGACGTCCAGCCGCATGTGGCTGCGTGACCCGTGTCCATGAGTGGCGCGGCCGAGCACGCCGACGTCCCGTGGCTCCTCTGTGAACCACTCCACCACTCGTCGGCCATGGAGATGAAGGGATCTTGATGCGGTTTGAGGTGTAGAAGTAGGTTGGAATGGATGGAACgggggagaaagagagaggggAATCTGAGTATATATGAAGGGTACAGTGTGGTATGGGCTGTAGCATCAAAGCTAGTGGACTTGTGTGAGGGAGGCTGACCATTGGAAGGGGACAAAGAGGGTCGCTTAATAGTCATCAGGGTCTAACCTTTCCTTAGTAGGAGTATTATTTTAGTTCCATGTGTGTTGAGAAGAATTTATTGAATTGTTCAATTATGCTA contains:
- the LOC119281603 gene encoding transcription factor UNE12-like isoform X2; translation: MADEWWSGSQRSHGTSACSAAPLMDTGHAATCGWTSPAAESTSSITFQDPHRSSSTITHPPSSDAASSLGDVHMDWTHAFLSGRSDASFQAVLQDDMLASMTTRPLFRPHQPAVDEAVMSNPFRDMSHSFSLLDQVPAASSPYGTAPLQGMFDTTGASHNVSVLGECQSSTSYDGTAGMQLNQAATQMLGGGAQLQYLSGSGSYMPFGGAPLSSQLLLQALQPKTSYSSSSNSLMAKSAEHACSPPARRSEPDSPAAAKRPRIEAPSPLPTFKVRKEKLGDRITALQQLVSPFGKTDTASVLHEANEYIKFLHDQVASLTYPYLKNVNPLQQFQQKRSENAKDDGGEPKKDLRSRGLCLVPVATTYTVASETVPEFWYPTFGGTFR
- the LOC119281603 gene encoding transcription factor UNE12-like isoform X1, which produces MADEWWSGSQRSHGTSACSAAPLMDTGHAATCGWTSPAAESTSSITFQDPHRSSSTITHPPSSDAASSLGDVHMDWTHAFLSGRSDASFQAVLQDDMLASMTTRPLFRPHQPAVDEAVMSNPFRDMSHSFSLLDQVPAASSPYGTAPLQGMFDTTGASHNVSVLGECQSSTSYDGTAGMQLNQAATQMLGGGAQLQYLSGSGSYMPFGGAPLSSQLLLQALQPKTSYSSSSNSLMAKFLLQSAEHACSPPARRSEPDSPAAAKRPRIEAPSPLPTFKVRKEKLGDRITALQQLVSPFGKTDTASVLHEANEYIKFLHDQVASLTYPYLKNVNPLQQFQQKRSENAKDDGGEPKKDLRSRGLCLVPVATTYTVASETVPEFWYPTFGGTFR